The Alosa sapidissima isolate fAloSap1 chromosome 5, fAloSap1.pri, whole genome shotgun sequence genome has a window encoding:
- the crfb12 gene encoding cytokine receptor family member B12 isoform X1 — protein sequence MSSLGVLSGVEALCGLMWFIRCCLPSEGALSSPRNLKVELLDFHAKVMWESAPGNPSDTAYVLELQEFGKKWTKIEKCKTMMICDLDDFGTYDDLKNYFIRVKAVWAHESSNWTNASSFQPYSDCQFSPPLLNVMVQEGSILADIHHPVTKKVKELEFALYLYRNVSGQKTEVARKISAQGALSFPNLPPDRYCLRASVHNDQKDQLFAEECIVVHPADEWTPMRVALGVSFLLVLPVGLILIFVLCYLWPKYLKTPQALKVRPGESKLLEVIPDKTRAVVISHLIWGETDDCVSKCEEDNSSLAFNHKTDSTCIRDMSSEGEICLPPEEEDDDDEDDDKCTGSLRHSAGYGLEPDSSDEGAPVEEASSHAAARVPETEEYEENEHPSQYMERLMIGAQWQVHVPLDSLNSQPARSSDRLEFIEETAETPPNISSDSLESIEEEAETPPNSSSGYEPRQIPPNSTSGYEPRQIPPNSTSGYEPRQIPPNSTSGYEPRQIPPNSTSGYEPRQIPPNSTSGYEPRQIPPNSTSGYEPRQIPPNSTSGYEPRQIPPNSSSGYEPCPLICYNSDEGSQ from the exons ATGTCCTCTCTGGGTGTTCTATCTGGTGTCGAGGCACTCTGTGGTTTAATGTGGTTCATCAGGTGTTGTCTCCCCTCAGAAG GTGCTCTCTCCAGCCCACGAAACCTGAAAGTGGAACTACTGGATTTTCATGCCAAGGTAATGTGGGAGTCGGCTCCAGGAAACCCAAGCGACACTGCATACGTGCTGGAACTTCAAGAGTTCGGGAAAAAATGGACCAAAATTGAAAAATGCAAGACTATGATGATTTGTGATTTGGATGACTTTGGAACCTATGATGACCTAAAGAACTACTTTATTAGAGTGAAGGCGGTTTGGGCACATGAAAGCTCTAACTGGACAAACGCCTCCTCTTTTCAGCCTTACAGCGATT GTCAGTTCAGCCCTCCTTTATTAAATGTGATGGTTCAAGAGGGATCCATCCTTGCTGACATTCATCACCCTGTCACAAAAAAGGTGAAGGAACTAGAGTTTGCTCTATACCTCTATCGGAATGTCTCTGGACAGAAAACAGAG GTGGCACGGAAAATATCAGCTCAAGGTGCTCTCTCTTTTCCCAACCTACCTCCTGATCGCTACTGCCTAAGGGCTTCTGTGCATAACGACCAGAAAGATCAACTGTTTGCAGAGGAATGTATTGTCGTCCACCCAG CAGATGAATGGACTCCTATGAGAGTGGCACTGGGTGTGTCCTTCCTTTTGGTTCTTCCTGTTGGACTGATTCTAATCTTTGTATTGTGCTACCTATGGCCCAAATACCTCAAAACTCCACAGGCTCTG AAAGTCAGACCTGGGGAGTCCAAATTGCTGGAGGTCATTCCCGACAAGACCAGAGCTGTGGTGATCTCACACCTGATATGGGGCGAAACAGACGACTGCGTGTCGAAATGTGAAGAAGACAACAGCTCACTAGCCTTTAACCACAAGACAGACTCGACCTGCATCAGGGACATGAGCTCTGAAGGGGAGATCTGTCTGCCacctgaggaagaggatgatgatgatgaagatgatgataaGTGCACTGGTAGCCTTCGTCACTCTGCTGGTTATGGGCTGGAGCCGGACAGCAGTGATGAGGGAGCCCCTGTGGAGGAAGCATCGTCACACGCCGCCGCCCGTGTACCCGAGACAGAAGAGTATGAAGAAAATGAACATCCAAGTCAATACATGGAGAGACTGATGATTGGTGCACAGTGGCAGGTCCATGTCCCATTAGACTCTTTAAACAGTCAACCAGCCAGGAGTTCAGACCGCCTAGAGTTCATAGAAGAAACAGCAGAAACACCTCCAAATATTTCATCAGACAGCCTAGAGTCCATAGAAGAGGAAGCAGAAACACCTCCAAACAGCTCATCAGGCTATGAACCCAGGCAAATACCTCCAAACAGCACATCAGGCTATGAACCCAGGCAAATACCGCCAAACAGCACATCAGGCTATGAACCAAGGCAAATACCGCCAAACAGCACATCCGGCTATGAACCCAGGCAAATACCTCCAAACAGCACATCAGGCTATGAACCCAGGCAAATACCGCCAAACAGCACATCAGGCTATGAACCAAGGCAAATACCGCCAAACAGCACATCCGGCTATGAACCCAGGCAAATACCTCCAAACAGCACATCAGGCTATGAACCCAGGCAAATACCTCCAAACAGTTCATCAGGCTATGAACCCTGTCCATTGATCTGCTATAACAGTGATGAAGGTAGCCAGTGA
- the bicdl2 gene encoding BICD family-like cargo adapter 2 isoform X2: MFSPKKETLPSPSLEDSFFPFSSSSSSTKRTMAPGVVPEALTDLAQDDGPALMESDLILAAELGQALLERNEELNVQLEQKDKEMEAVQQEKHVLQRRLEVCEMEASQREAELQADLATLRKQLEQQHAQGRDRRREETQQLTQLSNHNHKLVEQLAEAVSLEHALRSELRQLREEMEENSFTRSISSARVDSLQAEIRVAQERYSNLDKRLQSTQDDNDRLCSERDMLREKVADLQSSLLDKESEAKEALLAHSEVLQVREAELQKLNQELQSKEEELRSLREEVKPFRSSPGKPSYSSLEEELLKTRQDRDSLNIQLLSTIKHKVALSQEVDAWQEDMRLVICQQVQQQEEDRKKMASPLQRGTRTSKSLRLRGEEKNNFFSSLFSGK; encoded by the exons ATGTTTTCCCCGAAGAAGGAGACCCTGCCTTCTCCAAGCCTGGAGGATTCCTTCTTCCCTTTCTCCTCATCGTCTTCCTCCACCAAGCGGACGATGGCCCCGGGGGTGGTCCCTGAGGCACTCACAGACCTGGCCCAGGACGATGGCCCCGCGCTGATGGAGAGTGACCTGATCCTGGCAGCTGAGCTCGGACAGGCCCTGCTGGAGAGGAACGAGGAGCTGAACGTCCAGCTGGAGCAGAAGGACAAGGAGATGGAG gCCGTGCAGCAGGAGAAGCACGTGCTGCAGCGGCGGCTGGAGGTGTGTGAGATGGAGGCATCTCAGCGGGAGGCCGAGCTGCAGGCCGACCTGGCCACCCTGCGGAAGCAGCTGGAGCAGCAGCACGCCCAGGGCCGGGACCGCCGCCGCGAGGAGACCCAGCAGCTCACACAGCTGTCCAACCACAACCACAAACTGGTGGAACAGTTGGCAGAG GCGGTGTCACTGGAGCATGCGCTGCGCTCGGAGCTGCGTCAGCtgagggaggagatggaggagaacagCTTCACCCGCTCCATTAGTTCGGCAAGGGTGGACAGTCTTCAAGCAGAG ATCAGAGTGGCACAGGAACGGTACAGTAACCTGGACAAGCGGCTGCAGTCGACACAGGATGATAATGACAGGTTGTGCTCAGAGAGAGACATGCTGAGAGAGAAGGTGGCAGACCTACAGAGCAGTCTGCTAGATAAGGAATCCGAG GCCAAAGAAGCCCTCTTGGCTCACTCAGAAGTCCTGCAAGTGAGAGAAGCCGAACTCCAGAAACTGAATCAAGAG TTACAGAGCAAAGAGGAGGAACTGCGGTCACTGAGGGAAGAGGTGAAACCATTTCGAAGCAGTCCTGGAAAACCCAGCTACAG ttctTTGGAAGAAGAATTGCTTAAAACACGGCAAGACAGAGACTCTCTCAACATACAGCTGCTGAGCACCATCAAACACAAGGTGGCGCTGTCTCAGGAGGTGGATGCCTGGCAG GAGGACATGCGGCTAGTTATTTGTCAACAAGTCCAACAACAAGaggaagacagaaaaaagaTGGCCTCCCCCCTCCAAAGAGGAACACGCACCAGCAAGTCCTTGCGTTTACGCGGAGAAGAGAAGAATAATTTTTTCTCTTCACTTTTTAGTGGAAAGTAA
- the bicdl2 gene encoding BICD family-like cargo adapter 2 isoform X1, whose product MFSPKKETLPSPSLEDSFFPFSSSSSSTKRTMAPGVVPEALTDLAQDDGPALMESDLILAAELGQALLERNEELNVQLEQKDKEMEAVQQEKHVLQRRLEVCEMEASQREAELQADLATLRKQLEQQHAQGRDRRREETQQLTQLSNHNHKLVEQLAEAVSLEHALRSELRQLREEMEENSFTRSISSARVDSLQAEIRVAQERYSNLDKRLQSTQDDNDRLCSERDMLREKVADLQSSLLDKESELEQEHSTVFRLQTHNRTLQHRVQALGEEVSLGETTSFPLSLQCELQQSQAKEALLAHSEVLQVREAELQKLNQELQSKEEELRSLREEVKPFRSSPGKPSYSSLEEELLKTRQDRDSLNIQLLSTIKHKVALSQEVDAWQEDMRLVICQQVQQQEEDRKKMASPLQRGTRTSKSLRLRGEEKNNFFSSLFSGK is encoded by the exons ATGTTTTCCCCGAAGAAGGAGACCCTGCCTTCTCCAAGCCTGGAGGATTCCTTCTTCCCTTTCTCCTCATCGTCTTCCTCCACCAAGCGGACGATGGCCCCGGGGGTGGTCCCTGAGGCACTCACAGACCTGGCCCAGGACGATGGCCCCGCGCTGATGGAGAGTGACCTGATCCTGGCAGCTGAGCTCGGACAGGCCCTGCTGGAGAGGAACGAGGAGCTGAACGTCCAGCTGGAGCAGAAGGACAAGGAGATGGAG gCCGTGCAGCAGGAGAAGCACGTGCTGCAGCGGCGGCTGGAGGTGTGTGAGATGGAGGCATCTCAGCGGGAGGCCGAGCTGCAGGCCGACCTGGCCACCCTGCGGAAGCAGCTGGAGCAGCAGCACGCCCAGGGCCGGGACCGCCGCCGCGAGGAGACCCAGCAGCTCACACAGCTGTCCAACCACAACCACAAACTGGTGGAACAGTTGGCAGAG GCGGTGTCACTGGAGCATGCGCTGCGCTCGGAGCTGCGTCAGCtgagggaggagatggaggagaacagCTTCACCCGCTCCATTAGTTCGGCAAGGGTGGACAGTCTTCAAGCAGAG ATCAGAGTGGCACAGGAACGGTACAGTAACCTGGACAAGCGGCTGCAGTCGACACAGGATGATAATGACAGGTTGTGCTCAGAGAGAGACATGCTGAGAGAGAAGGTGGCAGACCTACAGAGCAGTCTGCTAGATAAGGAATCCGAG CTGGAGCAGGAGCACAGCACGGTGTTCCGGCTGCAAACACACAACCGCACGCTGCAGCACAGAGTGCAGGCCCTGGGGGAGGAGGTGAGCCTGGGAGAGACCACCAGCTTCCCGCTCTCGCTGCAGTGCGAGCTCCAGCAGTCGCAG GCCAAAGAAGCCCTCTTGGCTCACTCAGAAGTCCTGCAAGTGAGAGAAGCCGAACTCCAGAAACTGAATCAAGAG TTACAGAGCAAAGAGGAGGAACTGCGGTCACTGAGGGAAGAGGTGAAACCATTTCGAAGCAGTCCTGGAAAACCCAGCTACAG ttctTTGGAAGAAGAATTGCTTAAAACACGGCAAGACAGAGACTCTCTCAACATACAGCTGCTGAGCACCATCAAACACAAGGTGGCGCTGTCTCAGGAGGTGGATGCCTGGCAG GAGGACATGCGGCTAGTTATTTGTCAACAAGTCCAACAACAAGaggaagacagaaaaaagaTGGCCTCCCCCCTCCAAAGAGGAACACGCACCAGCAAGTCCTTGCGTTTACGCGGAGAAGAGAAGAATAATTTTTTCTCTTCACTTTTTAGTGGAAAGTAA
- the crfb12 gene encoding cytokine receptor family member B12 isoform X2 → MSSLGVLSGVEALCGLMWFIRCCLPSEGALSSPRNLKVELLDFHAKVMWESAPGNPSDTAYVLELQEFGKKWTKIEKCKTMMICDLDDFGTYDDLKNYFIRVKAVWAHESSNWTNASSFQPYSDCQFSPPLLNVMVQEGSILADIHHPVTKKVKELEFALYLYRNVSGQKTEVARKISAQGALSFPNLPPDRYCLRASVHNDQKDQLFAEECIVVHPADEWTPMRVALGVSFLLVLPVGLILIFVLCYLWPKYLKTPQALKVRPGESKLLEVIPDKTRAVVISHLIWGETDDCVSKCEEDNSSLAFNHKTDSTCIRDMSSEGEICLPPEEEDDDDEDDDKCTGSLRHSAGYGLEPDSSDEGAPVEEASSHAAARVPETEEYEENEHPSQYMERLMIGAQWQVHVPLDSLNSQPARSSDRLEFIEETAETPPNISSDSLESIEEEAETPPNSSSGYEPRQIPPNSTSGYEPRQIPPNSTSGYEPRQIPPNSTSGYEPRQIPPNSTSGYEPRQIPPNSTSGYEPRQIPPNSTSGYEPRQIPPNSTSGYEPCPLICYNSDEGSQ, encoded by the exons ATGTCCTCTCTGGGTGTTCTATCTGGTGTCGAGGCACTCTGTGGTTTAATGTGGTTCATCAGGTGTTGTCTCCCCTCAGAAG GTGCTCTCTCCAGCCCACGAAACCTGAAAGTGGAACTACTGGATTTTCATGCCAAGGTAATGTGGGAGTCGGCTCCAGGAAACCCAAGCGACACTGCATACGTGCTGGAACTTCAAGAGTTCGGGAAAAAATGGACCAAAATTGAAAAATGCAAGACTATGATGATTTGTGATTTGGATGACTTTGGAACCTATGATGACCTAAAGAACTACTTTATTAGAGTGAAGGCGGTTTGGGCACATGAAAGCTCTAACTGGACAAACGCCTCCTCTTTTCAGCCTTACAGCGATT GTCAGTTCAGCCCTCCTTTATTAAATGTGATGGTTCAAGAGGGATCCATCCTTGCTGACATTCATCACCCTGTCACAAAAAAGGTGAAGGAACTAGAGTTTGCTCTATACCTCTATCGGAATGTCTCTGGACAGAAAACAGAG GTGGCACGGAAAATATCAGCTCAAGGTGCTCTCTCTTTTCCCAACCTACCTCCTGATCGCTACTGCCTAAGGGCTTCTGTGCATAACGACCAGAAAGATCAACTGTTTGCAGAGGAATGTATTGTCGTCCACCCAG CAGATGAATGGACTCCTATGAGAGTGGCACTGGGTGTGTCCTTCCTTTTGGTTCTTCCTGTTGGACTGATTCTAATCTTTGTATTGTGCTACCTATGGCCCAAATACCTCAAAACTCCACAGGCTCTG AAAGTCAGACCTGGGGAGTCCAAATTGCTGGAGGTCATTCCCGACAAGACCAGAGCTGTGGTGATCTCACACCTGATATGGGGCGAAACAGACGACTGCGTGTCGAAATGTGAAGAAGACAACAGCTCACTAGCCTTTAACCACAAGACAGACTCGACCTGCATCAGGGACATGAGCTCTGAAGGGGAGATCTGTCTGCCacctgaggaagaggatgatgatgatgaagatgatgataaGTGCACTGGTAGCCTTCGTCACTCTGCTGGTTATGGGCTGGAGCCGGACAGCAGTGATGAGGGAGCCCCTGTGGAGGAAGCATCGTCACACGCCGCCGCCCGTGTACCCGAGACAGAAGAGTATGAAGAAAATGAACATCCAAGTCAATACATGGAGAGACTGATGATTGGTGCACAGTGGCAGGTCCATGTCCCATTAGACTCTTTAAACAGTCAACCAGCCAGGAGTTCAGACCGCCTAGAGTTCATAGAAGAAACAGCAGAAACACCTCCAAATATTTCATCAGACAGCCTAGAGTCCATAGAAGAGGAAGCAGAAACACCTCCAAACAGCTCATCAGGCTATGAACCCAGGCAAATACCTCCAAACAGCACATCAGGCTATGAACCCAGGCAAATACCGCCAAACAGCACATCAGGCTATGAACCAAGGCAAATACCGCCAAACAGCACATCCGGCTATGAACCCAGGCAAATACCTCCAAACAGCACATCAGGCTATGAACCCAGGCAAATACCGCCAAACAGCACATCAGGCTATGAACCAAGGCAAATACCGCCAAACAGCACATCCGGCTATGAACCCAGGCAAATACCTCCAAACAGCACATCAG GCTATGAACCCTGTCCATTGATCTGCTATAACAGTGATGAAGGTAGCCAGTGA
- the mia gene encoding melanoma-derived growth regulatory protein, whose amino-acid sequence MEKLNGMSWSSVLVLCGLLPLIAQAGREMPKLSNKKLCADAECSHPILIARALQDYYPQDCRFIPLRQGQLVYVYAMLKDYGNLFWAGSVQGSYYGEHEARLGHFPSSVVEETHALMPAEVEVKTDKWDFYCY is encoded by the exons ATGGAGAAGCTGAACGGCATGAGCTGGTCATCGGTTCTGGTGCTATGTGGTCTGCTGCCTCTGATTGcccaggcagggagagagatgcCCAAGCTCTCCAACAAGAAGCTGTGTGCAGATGCTGAGTGCAGTC ATCCCATCCTCATTGCTCGTGCCCTTCAAGATTATTATCCTCAAGACTGCCGCTTCATCCCTCTCCGCCAGGGTCAGCTTGTTTATGTGTATGCCATGCTGAAGGACTATGGTAACCTCTTCTGGGCAGGCAGT GTTCAAGGTTCCTACTATGGCGAGCATGAAGCGCGTCTTGGACATTTCCCAAGCAGTGTTGTTGAAGAAACCCATGCCTTGATGCCAGCAGAGGTCGAGGTTAAAACTGAC